In Rhizobium sp. N324, a single genomic region encodes these proteins:
- a CDS encoding LexA family protein — protein MRFMTWWKRLDQRRQELGWSGAELARRAGIPYANINKYLNGKIEQPRGEEMQKLASAIGKSALWLRDGLELSDVEAAPIEGRLLPVAVVGKVEAGTFREVDDMDQSERELLSLPADDRFPSARLMAFDVSGDSMNELRPRPILPGDRVVCVSYEDVAHEAPLRDGMVVVVERTRDGGQTREWSVKQIELYQDRTEFHPRSTNPKHKPIVVPRDPTADTGTIVEIIGLVRRVVNDLPF, from the coding sequence ATGCGTTTCATGACTTGGTGGAAGCGACTTGATCAGCGGCGACAGGAACTCGGCTGGAGCGGTGCGGAACTTGCACGGCGCGCGGGTATTCCCTATGCGAACATAAACAAATATCTGAACGGCAAGATTGAGCAGCCACGCGGCGAAGAAATGCAGAAGCTCGCATCGGCGATTGGCAAATCAGCGCTGTGGTTGCGGGACGGGCTTGAACTCAGCGATGTCGAGGCCGCCCCCATTGAAGGCCGACTGCTGCCGGTCGCCGTCGTCGGAAAGGTCGAAGCGGGCACATTCCGCGAAGTTGACGATATGGACCAATCAGAAAGAGAACTGCTATCCTTGCCGGCCGACGATCGGTTTCCGAGCGCTCGACTGATGGCGTTCGACGTCTCTGGTGATTCAATGAACGAGCTGCGGCCTCGGCCGATCCTGCCGGGAGATCGCGTCGTTTGCGTTTCCTATGAAGATGTTGCCCATGAAGCCCCATTGCGCGACGGCATGGTGGTGGTGGTGGAGAGAACACGCGATGGAGGGCAGACGCGCGAATGGTCCGTGAAGCAGATTGAGCTTTACCAGGACAGGACAGAATTTCACCCACGATCGACGAACCCGAAGCACAAACCCATAGTCGTTCCGCGCGATCCAACCGCCGACACAGGCACTATTGTCGAGATCATCGGCCTTGTTAGAAGGGTCGTAAACGACCTGCCCTTTTAG
- a CDS encoding phage Gp37/Gp68 family protein, producing the protein MSDGTKIEWTDATWNPITGCAIVSPGCTNCYAMKLAGTRLQHHPSRAGLTRDSKAGPVWTGEVRFNEQWLTQPLTWSRPRMIFVCAHGDLFAEGVPDEWIDKVFAVMALAPQHVFQVLTKRPERMREYLTTPMRQYKISAAQLDLPEPVPSPGIWPHLPLPNVWLGVSVEDQKRADERLPILHEIPAALLWVSNEPSLGPIDWKRWLPTGRRARSPQGHEFIAPEYFMTKCEHCGWIGSSELQHTSQIADTGDYDVSCCNCHQFTACDEIQRIGWMVGGGESGSGCRPMHPHWQYALRDQCEISDTPFLFKQWGNWIIASHDNGHTESSMVTNDAIWLDVDGRQAKPSCDGMREPIGMFRVTKSRAGRLLSGIEHNGYPPLPAHFAKEAAE; encoded by the coding sequence ATGTCTGACGGCACCAAGATCGAATGGACCGACGCCACCTGGAACCCGATCACCGGCTGCGCGATCGTCTCCCCCGGCTGCACCAACTGCTACGCCATGAAGCTGGCGGGAACGCGCCTGCAGCATCACCCCAGCCGCGCCGGCCTCACCCGCGACAGCAAGGCCGGCCCGGTCTGGACCGGCGAAGTGCGCTTCAATGAGCAGTGGCTGACCCAGCCGCTCACCTGGTCGCGTCCGCGGATGATCTTCGTTTGCGCCCATGGCGATCTCTTCGCCGAGGGCGTGCCGGACGAGTGGATCGACAAGGTCTTCGCCGTCATGGCGCTGGCGCCCCAGCACGTCTTCCAGGTTCTAACCAAGCGGCCCGAGCGCATGCGAGAATATCTGACGACGCCCATGCGCCAATACAAGATTTCCGCCGCCCAGCTCGACCTGCCCGAGCCGGTTCCTTCGCCGGGCATATGGCCCCACTTGCCGCTGCCAAACGTCTGGCTCGGCGTTTCGGTCGAAGATCAGAAGCGCGCCGACGAGCGCCTGCCTATCCTTCACGAAATCCCGGCCGCCCTGCTCTGGGTGTCGAATGAGCCGTCACTCGGCCCGATCGACTGGAAACGATGGCTGCCCACGGGCCGGCGCGCACGAAGCCCGCAGGGCCATGAGTTCATCGCGCCGGAATACTTCATGACGAAATGCGAGCACTGCGGCTGGATAGGCTCGTCCGAACTTCAGCACACCAGCCAGATCGCCGACACGGGAGATTACGATGTCTCCTGCTGCAACTGCCACCAGTTCACCGCCTGCGACGAAATCCAGCGCATCGGCTGGATGGTTGGCGGCGGCGAAAGCGGTTCAGGCTGCCGGCCGATGCACCCGCATTGGCAATACGCATTGCGCGACCAGTGCGAGATCTCCGATACCCCCTTCCTCTTCAAGCAATGGGGCAACTGGATCATTGCGAGCCATGACAACGGCCACACCGAAAGCAGCATGGTGACGAACGACGCCATCTGGCTCGACGTCGACGGCCGCCAGGCGAAGCCCAGCTGCGACGGCATGCGCGAGCCGATCGGCATGTTCCGCGTCACCAAATCCCGCGCCGGCCGGCTGCTGTCAGGCATCGAACACAACGGCTACCCGCCCCTACCCGCCCATTTCGCCAAGGAGGCCGCAGAATGA